Proteins encoded together in one Solidesulfovibrio fructosivorans JJ] window:
- a CDS encoding CBS and ACT domain-containing protein has product MLIKDWMSKSPVTAKPATSIMKAAKMMKENGYHRLPVVDDNGRLVGIVSDRDIKEASPSKATTLDMHELYYLLSEIKIGDIMTKTVVAVTPDDTVEKAAVLLLRHNVGGLPVVDDDNKVVGVITDSDIFKVLVSITGVLNGGLQFALDLPDISGSLKSVLDDLKTHDVRIISILTSYDEAAPGRRTVYIRVHPIDDAQAQSVIDRLAANHHLLYWAKDNF; this is encoded by the coding sequence ATGCTGATTAAGGATTGGATGAGCAAATCCCCGGTCACGGCCAAGCCCGCCACCTCCATCATGAAGGCGGCGAAAATGATGAAGGAAAACGGGTACCATAGGCTGCCCGTCGTGGACGACAACGGCCGGCTGGTCGGCATCGTGTCCGATCGGGACATCAAGGAAGCCTCGCCCTCCAAGGCCACGACGCTTGACATGCATGAGCTGTACTACCTGCTTTCCGAAATAAAGATCGGCGACATCATGACCAAGACCGTGGTCGCCGTCACGCCGGACGACACCGTGGAAAAGGCGGCCGTGCTGCTTTTGCGCCACAACGTCGGCGGGCTGCCCGTCGTCGACGACGACAACAAAGTGGTCGGCGTCATCACTGACAGCGACATCTTCAAGGTGCTCGTCAGTATCACCGGCGTCTTGAACGGCGGCCTGCAATTCGCCCTGGACCTGCCCGACATCTCGGGCAGCCTCAAAAGCGTGCTCGACGACCTCAAGACCCACGACGTGCGCATCATCAGCATCCTGACGTCCTATGACGAGGCCGCCCCCGGCCGGCGCACGGTCTACATCCGCGTGCATCCCATCGACGACGCTCAGGCCCAAAGCGTCATCGACCGCCTCGCCGCCAACCACCACCTGCTGTACTGGGCCAAAGACAACTTCTAG
- a CDS encoding STAS domain-containing protein, whose protein sequence is MSRITLTNSQGVLWARMDAVLGGQQALELEAAILEAASLGRIAVSVLDLSQVPAMDSCGVGALVRLQTALATKGRRLILANPVPAVADELRLRDLYAFFHISSDIRPEMDVNRLLLARDA, encoded by the coding sequence ATGAGCCGCATCACCCTCACCAACAGCCAGGGCGTCCTGTGGGCCCGAATGGACGCCGTGCTCGGCGGCCAGCAGGCCCTGGAACTCGAAGCCGCCATCCTCGAAGCTGCCAGCCTCGGCCGCATCGCCGTCAGCGTGCTGGACTTGAGCCAGGTCCCGGCCATGGACAGCTGCGGCGTCGGCGCCCTGGTGCGGCTGCAAACCGCCCTGGCCACCAAAGGCCGACGCCTCATCCTCGCCAACCCCGTGCCGGCCGTGGCCGACGAGCTGCGCCTGCGCGACCTTTACGCCTTCTTCCATATCTCGAGCGACATCCGGCCCGAAATGGACGTCAACCGGCTCCTGCTCGCCCGCGACGCCTGA
- a CDS encoding zinc-dependent alcohol dehydrogenase: MKALVYRRSVARYLACAAASRIAPRRFFPWLAPLGLATVPFDPPKGWLPLVPRMCGICGSDLGLLRGKESPLLEPYASLPFILGHEMVAGLAEDAPEIGLAAGARVVVEPGLPCAVRGLPPCGPCSQGHYNRCERFLDGDLPPGSFLGFTRRAGGAMAERTAAHPSRILPVPDGLSDEEAVLTDSLASALQPVLEHFPAPGATVLVMGAGILGQHVVRCLRGLGSDAKVLVTARHPAQAALAEAGGADAIVRAKNKKDLAAAVDGRFVATSLGGGNIEGGVDMVFDCVGASSTFETGLLALRAGGKYVMVGAGARLKDVDISSLWFRELTVAGSSGCAEAPDPRRPGQRVRTYALALELLASGRYPTEGLLTHTFRLEAYADAFRTAFDKRATGSVKVAFDLR, translated from the coding sequence ATGAAGGCATTGGTCTATCGCCGCAGCGTCGCGCGCTATCTCGCCTGCGCCGCCGCCTCGCGGATCGCGCCCAGGCGCTTTTTTCCCTGGCTGGCCCCGCTGGGCCTGGCCACCGTGCCCTTCGATCCGCCCAAGGGCTGGCTGCCGCTTGTTCCCCGGATGTGCGGCATCTGCGGCTCGGACCTCGGGCTCTTGCGCGGCAAGGAATCGCCGCTGCTCGAACCCTACGCCAGCCTGCCCTTCATTTTGGGCCACGAGATGGTGGCCGGTCTGGCCGAGGACGCGCCGGAAATCGGCCTTGCCGCCGGGGCGCGGGTGGTGGTCGAGCCGGGACTCCCCTGCGCCGTGCGGGGATTGCCCCCGTGCGGACCGTGCAGCCAGGGGCATTACAACCGCTGCGAGCGTTTTCTCGACGGCGACCTGCCGCCGGGGTCGTTTCTGGGCTTTACCCGCCGCGCCGGCGGGGCCATGGCCGAACGCACGGCCGCGCATCCTTCGCGCATCCTGCCGGTGCCGGACGGACTCTCCGACGAGGAGGCGGTGCTGACCGACTCCCTGGCCTCGGCGCTCCAGCCCGTGCTCGAGCATTTCCCGGCCCCGGGGGCGACGGTGCTGGTCATGGGCGCGGGCATCTTGGGCCAGCATGTGGTGCGCTGCCTGCGCGGGCTCGGCAGCGACGCCAAAGTGCTGGTCACGGCGCGCCATCCCGCGCAGGCGGCCCTGGCCGAGGCCGGCGGCGCGGACGCCATCGTTCGGGCGAAAAACAAAAAGGATCTGGCCGCGGCCGTCGACGGGCGCTTCGTGGCCACGAGCCTCGGCGGCGGCAACATCGAGGGCGGCGTGGACATGGTCTTCGACTGCGTGGGCGCGTCGTCCACCTTCGAGACCGGGCTGCTGGCCCTTCGCGCCGGCGGCAAATACGTCATGGTCGGAGCCGGGGCGCGCCTGAAGGATGTGGATATTTCCAGCCTGTGGTTCCGGGAGCTGACCGTGGCCGGGTCGTCGGGCTGCGCCGAAGCGCCCGATCCGCGCCGCCCCGGGCAGCGCGTGCGCACCTACGCCCTGGCCCTCGAACTTCTCGCCTCGGGCCGCTACCCGACCGAGGGCCTGCTCACCCACACCTTCCGCCTGGAAGCCTACGCCGACGCCTTTCGCACCGCCTTCGACAAGCGCGCCACAGGCAGCGTCAAGGTGGCGTTCGATTTAAGGTAG